The proteins below are encoded in one region of Streptomyces marianii:
- a CDS encoding CaiB/BaiF CoA transferase family protein: protein MSQPLPLEGITVVAVEQAVSAPFATRQLADLGARVIKVERTDGGDFARGYDTAAGGLASHFVWCNRGKESLAVDLKDPRGLAAVRRLIAKADVFVQNLAQGAAARLGLDAATLCAAHPRLVAVDISGYGESGPYAHKRAYDMLVQCEAGLVSVTGTAEQPVKAGIPAADVAAAMYAFSGVLAALLRRGTTGRGGPVEVSMLESLAEWMGHPLHHGMHGGDAPERTGLAHAVIAPYDAYPTADGGQVLLSVQNDREWRRLAELVLGRPELAADPAFATNKARTANRGRTDAVVARALARLDTADAVTLLEEAGIACARLNTVADLAAHPQLEARDRWRDIATPVGRLRAMLPPITLPGGPEPGMGAVPALGEHTDALLREAGLTADDIAELHRCGIVPTEHTGGERLG from the coding sequence ATGAGCCAGCCGCTGCCCCTGGAAGGCATCACCGTCGTCGCCGTCGAGCAGGCCGTCTCGGCCCCGTTCGCGACCCGTCAGCTCGCCGACCTCGGCGCTCGTGTGATCAAGGTGGAGCGGACCGACGGCGGCGACTTCGCCCGCGGCTACGACACCGCTGCGGGCGGCCTCGCCTCGCACTTCGTCTGGTGCAACCGCGGCAAGGAGTCCCTCGCCGTGGACCTCAAGGATCCCCGGGGGCTGGCAGCGGTCCGCCGGCTGATCGCCAAGGCCGACGTCTTCGTGCAGAACCTCGCCCAGGGCGCGGCGGCCCGGCTCGGGCTGGACGCCGCCACGCTCTGCGCCGCGCACCCGCGGCTGGTCGCGGTGGACATCTCGGGGTACGGGGAGTCCGGCCCGTACGCGCACAAGCGGGCCTACGACATGCTCGTCCAGTGCGAGGCCGGACTGGTGTCCGTGACGGGCACCGCGGAGCAGCCGGTGAAGGCGGGCATCCCGGCGGCGGACGTCGCCGCGGCCATGTACGCCTTCTCGGGGGTGCTGGCCGCCCTGCTGCGGCGAGGCACGACCGGACGCGGCGGTCCGGTCGAGGTCTCGATGCTGGAGTCGCTCGCCGAGTGGATGGGGCACCCCCTGCACCACGGGATGCACGGGGGCGACGCCCCGGAGCGCACGGGTCTGGCGCACGCGGTCATCGCGCCCTATGACGCCTACCCCACGGCCGACGGGGGCCAGGTACTGCTGTCGGTACAGAACGACCGGGAGTGGCGGCGACTCGCCGAGCTGGTGCTGGGCCGCCCGGAGCTGGCGGCCGATCCCGCCTTCGCGACCAACAAGGCTCGCACGGCGAACCGCGGGAGGACGGACGCGGTGGTCGCCCGGGCGCTGGCCCGGCTGGACACGGCGGACGCCGTGACGCTGCTGGAGGAGGCGGGGATCGCCTGCGCCCGTCTCAACACCGTGGCCGATCTGGCCGCCCATCCGCAGCTGGAGGCCCGGGACCGCTGGCGGGACATCGCGACGCCCGTCGGCCGGTTGCGGGCGATGCTGCCGCCGATCACCCTCCCGGGCGGTCCGGAGCCGGGTATGGGCGCCGTCCCGGCACTCGGCGAGCACACGGACGCGCTGCTGCGCGAGGCGGGGCTGACGGCCGACGACATCGCCGAGCTGCACCGGTGCGGGATCGTTCCCACGGAGCACACGGGCGGCGAACGCCTCGGGTGA
- a CDS encoding type ISP restriction/modification enzyme, whose amino-acid sequence MSGQGGGTGGTGVPLDDIMPWSTGPLRLGRDWVVAPDARTLRARWDALVATGGEERAALFEETRARGPGRPVAALPGQATGTGRFAEERGRCPEPVRIVHAPFDEQWILPDHRLIDVARPELWRVADDRQLFVVEQGRVPGDDGPAVLVSGVLPEGRSAGRPGRIRPLYRRPAGREPNLAPGLRAALRERFPDAAEPWDVLAWVAAAGRPAARGCEVPFTADAGVWARGVELGRRLVGIQLRGTRGGDRPRLPGGRRPYVRAAVPARPVTLVYDAEEEALLIDGGRVAPVPAEAWDFRVGGVRVLEDWFARRTAEPAAGTLGALRPSGWPQEWSSELLELVTVLALLGQLDSAREELGEEIARTGWHDLRVPRVPRAARAPASVLDHHEEGPGGQFVLL is encoded by the coding sequence ATGAGCGGCCAGGGGGGCGGCACCGGCGGCACCGGCGTGCCACTGGACGACATCATGCCGTGGTCGACCGGGCCGCTGCGACTCGGTCGCGACTGGGTGGTCGCGCCCGACGCCCGGACCCTGCGGGCCCGCTGGGACGCCCTGGTCGCGACCGGGGGCGAGGAGCGGGCCGCCCTGTTCGAGGAGACCCGGGCCCGCGGTCCGGGCCGCCCCGTGGCGGCACTGCCCGGGCAGGCCACGGGGACCGGACGGTTCGCCGAGGAGCGCGGGCGCTGCCCGGAGCCGGTGCGCATCGTCCACGCGCCGTTCGACGAGCAGTGGATCCTCCCCGACCACCGGCTGATCGACGTGGCACGGCCCGAGCTGTGGCGGGTCGCCGACGACCGTCAGCTCTTCGTGGTGGAGCAGGGCCGCGTCCCGGGCGACGACGGCCCCGCGGTGCTGGTCTCCGGCGTCCTCCCGGAAGGCCGCTCCGCCGGGAGGCCCGGCCGCATACGCCCCCTGTACCGGCGGCCCGCCGGACGTGAGCCGAACCTGGCACCGGGGCTGCGGGCCGCACTGCGGGAGCGTTTTCCGGACGCGGCGGAGCCCTGGGACGTGCTCGCATGGGTGGCGGCCGCCGGGCGGCCCGCGGCCCGGGGCTGCGAGGTGCCGTTCACGGCGGACGCCGGAGTGTGGGCGCGCGGCGTGGAACTCGGCCGGCGGCTCGTCGGCATCCAGCTCAGGGGGACGCGGGGCGGGGATCGCCCGCGGCTGCCGGGCGGCAGGCGCCCGTATGTCCGGGCCGCGGTCCCCGCCCGCCCTGTGACGCTGGTGTACGACGCGGAGGAGGAGGCCCTCCTGATCGACGGCGGACGGGTCGCACCGGTGCCGGCGGAGGCGTGGGACTTCCGGGTGGGCGGTGTCCGGGTGCTCGAGGACTGGTTCGCGCGGCGGACCGCGGAGCCGGCGGCGGGGACGCTCGGGGCACTCCGTCCGTCCGGGTGGCCGCAGGAGTGGAGCTCGGAGCTGCTGGAGCTGGTGACGGTGCTCGCGCTGCTGGGGCAACTGGACAGCGCGCGCGAGGAACTGGGCGAGGAGATCGCCCGTACCGGCTGGCACGACCTGCGCGTGCCCAGGGTACCGCGGGCCGCCCGAGCGCCCGCTTCCGTGCTCGACCACCACGAGGAGGGGCCGGGCGGGCAGTTCGTGCTGCTCTGA
- a CDS encoding GntR family transcriptional regulator: MTAFAPDSLVLNRKLPLWYQVSQSLRASILGRRPHDPLRLPTEEQLAEHYGVSVLTMRQALKELESEGLISRHRRRGTFIEPGVRRSAPRRLLGSIDAIVAQQSGELTTVLGHAPEPVPGGLAEYFPDTDEVVTYRRLRCDGDSGEPVNWAENAVRPDVAARLDVADLERWPMTKVLRDAVGVRISRITDTVEARLADPETAELLQVPLLSPILHYTGVTYDDEGRVVDVARIRYRGDRFSFSVTVEAE; encoded by the coding sequence GTGACCGCCTTCGCCCCCGACTCGCTCGTCCTGAACCGCAAGCTGCCCCTGTGGTACCAGGTCTCGCAGTCGCTGCGCGCCTCCATACTCGGCCGCAGGCCGCACGACCCGCTGCGCCTGCCGACGGAGGAGCAGCTGGCCGAGCACTACGGGGTGAGCGTGCTGACCATGCGGCAGGCGCTGAAGGAGCTGGAGTCGGAAGGGCTCATCAGTCGGCACCGGCGGCGCGGCACCTTCATCGAACCGGGGGTCCGGCGCAGCGCGCCCCGGCGGCTGCTGGGCTCGATCGACGCGATCGTGGCCCAGCAGTCCGGTGAGCTGACGACCGTCCTCGGGCACGCCCCGGAGCCGGTGCCGGGCGGGCTCGCCGAGTACTTCCCGGACACCGACGAGGTCGTCACGTACCGCAGACTGCGCTGCGACGGTGACAGCGGGGAACCCGTGAACTGGGCGGAGAACGCGGTACGTCCGGACGTCGCCGCCCGGCTGGACGTGGCGGACCTCGAGCGCTGGCCGATGACCAAGGTGTTGCGGGACGCCGTCGGGGTACGGATCAGCCGCATCACGGACACGGTGGAGGCCCGGCTCGCCGACCCGGAGACCGCGGAGCTGCTCCAGGTGCCGCTGCTGTCGCCCATCCTCCACTACACGGGCGTGACCTACGACGACGAGGGGCGGGTGGTGGACGTGGCGCGGATCCGGTACCGGGGCGACCGGTTCTCGTTCTCCGTGACCGTCGAGGCGGAATGA
- the hmgA gene encoding homogentisate 1,2-dioxygenase, with the protein MSGIEQARKTAEGLEYLSGFGNEHHSEAVPGALPLGRNSPQRAPLGLYAEQLSGSAFTEPRAHNRRSWLYRIRPSAAHPPFVRADNGTLRTAPFTETVPDPNRLRWDPLPEPAPGTDWLAGLWTLGGNGDAAQRTGMAVHLYHADAAMERRVFSDADGELLIVPEQGGLLLRTELGLLSVEPGEVALIPRGVRFRVEPLDGSVRGYVCENYGQPFTLPELGPIGANGLANPRDFRVPVAAYEDVEGDVEVVNKFCGNLWTATYDHSPLDVVAWHGSHVPYVYDLRTFNVMGTISYDHPDPSIFTVLTSPSDTPGLAGVDFVVFAPRWLVGEDTFRPPYFHRNVMSEYMGLIEGAYDAKTAGKGGFVPGGGSLHNMMSAHGPDRETFDRASAAELRPQRIDDGLAFMFETRWPVTATAQAANADHLQSAYDDVWQGLERHFRS; encoded by the coding sequence ATGAGCGGTATCGAGCAGGCGAGGAAGACGGCCGAAGGGCTGGAGTACCTGTCGGGATTCGGCAACGAGCACCACTCGGAGGCCGTCCCGGGGGCCCTGCCGCTCGGACGGAACTCGCCGCAGCGCGCCCCCCTCGGGCTCTACGCCGAGCAGCTGAGCGGCAGCGCGTTCACCGAGCCCCGCGCGCACAACCGGCGCTCGTGGCTGTACCGCATCCGGCCGTCGGCCGCCCACCCCCCGTTCGTCCGCGCCGACAACGGCACCCTGCGCACCGCGCCGTTCACCGAGACCGTGCCGGACCCGAACCGGCTCCGCTGGGACCCGCTACCGGAGCCCGCGCCCGGCACGGACTGGCTGGCCGGTCTGTGGACCCTCGGCGGGAACGGCGACGCCGCCCAGCGCACGGGCATGGCCGTGCACCTCTACCACGCCGACGCCGCCATGGAGCGGCGGGTGTTCAGCGACGCCGACGGCGAGCTGCTGATCGTGCCCGAGCAGGGCGGCCTGCTGCTGCGCACGGAGCTGGGCCTGCTGTCCGTGGAGCCCGGCGAGGTCGCGCTGATCCCCCGGGGCGTGCGCTTCCGGGTGGAGCCGCTCGACGGCTCCGTCCGGGGCTACGTCTGCGAGAACTACGGACAGCCCTTCACCCTGCCCGAGCTGGGCCCGATCGGCGCCAACGGACTGGCCAACCCCCGCGACTTCCGGGTTCCGGTCGCGGCGTACGAGGACGTCGAGGGCGACGTCGAGGTCGTCAACAAGTTCTGCGGCAACCTGTGGACCGCCACCTACGACCACTCACCCCTCGACGTCGTCGCCTGGCACGGCAGTCATGTCCCGTACGTCTACGACCTGCGGACGTTCAACGTCATGGGAACGATCTCGTACGACCACCCCGATCCGTCGATCTTCACGGTGCTCACCTCCCCCAGCGACACTCCCGGGCTCGCGGGCGTCGACTTCGTGGTGTTCGCGCCGCGCTGGCTCGTCGGCGAGGACACCTTCCGGCCCCCGTACTTCCACCGCAACGTGATGAGCGAGTACATGGGCCTCATCGAGGGCGCCTACGACGCGAAGACCGCCGGAAAGGGCGGCTTCGTCCCGGGCGGCGGCTCGCTGCACAACATGATGTCGGCGCACGGACCCGACCGGGAGACCTTCGACAGGGCGAGCGCCGCCGAGCTGAGGCCGCAGAGGATCGACGACGGCCTTGCGTTCATGTTCGAGACCCGCTGGCCGGTGACCGCCACCGCCCAGGCGGCGAACGCGGACCACCTGCAGAGCGCGTACGACGACGTGTGGCAGGGTCTGGAGCGCCACTTCCGGTCCTGA
- a CDS encoding molybdopterin oxidoreductase family protein — protein sequence MPGTDATRTALRICPLCEATCGLTLTVERDGEGERVGAVRGDRADVFSKGFICPKGASFGELDSDPDRLRSPLVRDENGELREAGWDEAFDLIATRIRPLIEKHGPDAVGVVLGNPNVHTMAGGLYPPVLLSTLRTRNLFTASTLDQMPKHVSSGLLFGSAVAIPVPDLDRTDHLLLLGANPLDSNGSLCTAPDFPGRLKALRRRGGRLTVVDPRRTRTARLADRHVAIRPGTDALLLAALVHVLFEEGLTDPGALAGQVEGVDEVREAVRDFTPEAVAAACDLDAVVVRTLARELAAAPTAAVYGRIGSCTVEHGTLASWLVDVLNVLTGNLDRPGGVLFPLAAHDRAPRSATEPVPPGKGFALGRWASRVAGHPEAKGELPIAALAEEIETPGEGRIRAVITIAANPVLSAPDGDRLDRALGALDLMVSVDPYLNETSRHADVVLPPPPPSRSGHYDFSFNGLAVRNQARYTPPAVPLDEGAPDECEIHARLILAVGGMHGADPSTVDDMVISASLARAVADPRSPVHGQDAEELAGRLSGRTGPERRLDMMLRLGPYDLTLDDLLAHPHGIDLGPLRPRLAQVLRTRSGRVELLPGPIAEDLPRLRQALGARDGRLVLVGRRHLRSNNSWMHNVPALNGGSNRCTLQVHPDDAARLGLEDGALARIKAAGGELEVPVEVTGDVRTGVVSLPHGWGHDRPGTRLRVAAARPGVNVNQLLDGSLLDPLSGTAVLNGFPVEVAPAR from the coding sequence ATGCCAGGAACCGACGCCACCCGCACCGCCCTGCGGATCTGCCCGCTGTGCGAGGCCACCTGCGGACTGACCCTGACCGTCGAACGGGACGGCGAGGGGGAACGGGTCGGCGCGGTCCGCGGGGACCGGGCCGACGTTTTCAGCAAGGGATTCATCTGTCCCAAGGGCGCCTCCTTCGGCGAGCTGGACTCCGACCCCGACCGGCTGCGGTCCCCGCTCGTGCGCGACGAGAACGGCGAACTGCGCGAGGCGGGCTGGGACGAGGCGTTCGACCTGATCGCCACCCGGATACGTCCGCTGATCGAGAAGCACGGCCCGGACGCGGTCGGCGTCGTCCTCGGCAACCCGAACGTGCACACCATGGCCGGCGGGCTCTATCCGCCCGTGCTGCTGTCGACGCTGCGCACCCGCAACCTCTTCACCGCCAGCACCCTCGACCAGATGCCCAAGCACGTCTCCAGCGGACTGCTCTTCGGCAGCGCGGTCGCGATCCCCGTACCCGACCTGGACCGCACCGACCATCTGCTGCTCCTCGGCGCCAACCCCCTGGACTCCAACGGCAGCCTGTGCACCGCACCCGACTTCCCGGGCAGGCTCAAGGCGCTGCGCCGCCGCGGCGGCCGGCTCACCGTGGTGGACCCCCGCCGTACCCGCACGGCCCGGCTCGCCGACCGGCACGTGGCCATCCGGCCCGGTACGGACGCGCTGCTGCTCGCCGCACTCGTCCACGTGCTGTTCGAGGAGGGCCTCACCGACCCCGGCGCGCTCGCCGGGCAGGTCGAGGGCGTGGACGAGGTGCGCGAGGCGGTACGGGACTTCACCCCCGAGGCCGTGGCCGCGGCCTGCGACCTGGACGCGGTCGTCGTCCGGACCCTCGCCCGCGAACTCGCCGCCGCGCCCACCGCCGCCGTGTACGGCCGCATCGGAAGCTGCACCGTCGAGCACGGCACCCTCGCCAGCTGGCTCGTCGACGTCCTCAACGTCCTCACCGGCAACCTCGACAGGCCCGGCGGGGTCCTCTTCCCGCTGGCCGCGCACGATCGCGCACCCCGCTCCGCCACCGAACCGGTCCCGCCCGGCAAGGGCTTCGCCCTCGGCCGCTGGGCCAGCAGGGTCGCCGGCCACCCCGAGGCGAAGGGCGAACTGCCCATCGCCGCACTCGCCGAGGAGATCGAGACGCCAGGCGAGGGCCGGATCCGCGCCGTGATCACCATCGCCGCCAACCCCGTGCTGTCCGCGCCCGACGGCGACCGGCTGGACCGGGCGCTCGGCGCACTCGACCTCATGGTCAGCGTCGACCCCTACCTGAACGAGACCTCGCGCCACGCCGACGTCGTCCTGCCACCGCCGCCCCCGTCGCGCAGCGGGCACTACGACTTCTCGTTCAACGGGCTCGCCGTGCGCAACCAGGCCCGCTACACCCCTCCCGCCGTCCCGCTCGACGAGGGAGCGCCGGACGAGTGCGAGATCCACGCCCGGCTGATCCTGGCGGTGGGCGGTATGCACGGCGCCGACCCGTCCACGGTCGACGACATGGTCATATCGGCCTCCCTCGCCAGGGCCGTCGCCGACCCCCGATCGCCGGTGCACGGACAGGACGCCGAGGAGCTCGCCGGTCGGCTGAGCGGCCGCACCGGCCCGGAGCGGCGCCTCGACATGATGCTGCGCCTCGGGCCGTACGACCTCACCCTCGACGATCTGCTCGCGCACCCGCACGGCATCGACCTCGGGCCGCTCAGGCCGCGGCTGGCCCAGGTGCTCAGGACCCGCAGCGGGCGGGTCGAACTGCTGCCCGGTCCGATCGCGGAAGACCTGCCGCGGCTGCGGCAGGCGCTCGGGGCCCGGGACGGCCGGCTGGTGCTCGTCGGCCGGCGCCATCTGCGCTCCAACAACAGCTGGATGCACAACGTCCCGGCCCTCAACGGGGGTTCGAACCGCTGCACCCTCCAGGTCCATCCCGACGACGCCGCCCGGCTGGGGCTGGAGGACGGCGCCCTCGCCCGGATCAAGGCGGCCGGGGGAGAGCTGGAGGTCCCCGTCGAGGTCACCGGCGACGTGCGAACGGGGGTGGTGAGCCTCCCGCACGGCTGGGGGCACGACCGTCCGGGCACCCGGCTGCGGGTGGCGGCGGCCCGTCCGGGCGTCAACGTCAACCAGCTGCTCGACGGCTCGCTGCTCGACCCGCTCTCCGGCACCGCCGTGCTCAACGGCTTCCCCGTGGAGGTGGCGCCGGCCCGCTGA
- a CDS encoding aldehyde dehydrogenase family protein, with amino-acid sequence MKAHDGMYIGGAWRPAAGADTIAVVNPADEQVIAHVPAGTPEDVDAAVRAARDAFPGWAATAPADRAGRIAALRDVLAARQDEIAATVTAELGAPARLAQTVHAGLPVLVAGSYAELAASYDFEQEVGNSTVLHEPVGVVGAITPWNYPLHQIVAKAAPALAAGCTVVLKPAEDTPLTAQLFAEAVHEAGLPAGVFNLVTGLGPVAGQALAEHPGVDLVSFTGSTAVGRRIGATAGGAVKRVALELGGKSANVILPGADLGRAVNAGIANVMSNSGQTCSAWTRMLVYRDRYEEAVALAAEAVAKYVPGDRLGPLVSDRQRERVRGFIERGVAEGARLVAGGPEAPCETGYYVSPTVFADVTPEMTIAQEEIFGPVISLMEYEDVDDALRIANGTVYGLAGAVWGEQDEAVAFARRMDTGQVDINGGRFNPLAPFGGYKQSGVGRELGTHGLAEYLHTKSLQF; translated from the coding sequence ATGAAGGCCCACGACGGGATGTACATCGGTGGCGCGTGGCGCCCCGCCGCCGGTGCCGACACCATCGCGGTGGTCAATCCCGCGGACGAGCAGGTCATCGCCCATGTCCCGGCCGGCACGCCGGAGGACGTCGACGCGGCGGTGCGTGCCGCCCGCGACGCCTTCCCCGGCTGGGCCGCCACCGCGCCCGCGGACCGCGCCGGGCGCATCGCCGCGCTCCGCGACGTGCTCGCCGCCCGGCAGGACGAGATCGCCGCGACCGTCACCGCCGAGCTCGGTGCCCCGGCCAGGCTCGCCCAGACCGTCCACGCCGGCCTGCCGGTCCTCGTCGCCGGCTCGTACGCCGAGCTGGCCGCCTCGTACGACTTCGAGCAGGAGGTCGGCAACTCCACGGTGCTGCACGAGCCGGTCGGCGTCGTCGGCGCGATCACTCCGTGGAACTACCCGCTCCACCAGATCGTCGCCAAGGCCGCGCCCGCCCTCGCCGCCGGCTGCACCGTGGTGCTCAAGCCCGCCGAGGACACCCCGCTCACCGCCCAGCTCTTCGCCGAGGCGGTTCACGAGGCAGGGCTGCCGGCCGGCGTGTTCAACCTCGTCACCGGGCTCGGGCCGGTCGCCGGTCAGGCCCTCGCCGAGCATCCCGGCGTGGACCTGGTCTCCTTCACCGGTTCCACCGCCGTCGGCCGCCGCATCGGCGCGACCGCGGGCGGCGCGGTCAAGCGCGTCGCGCTGGAACTCGGCGGCAAGTCCGCCAACGTGATCCTCCCCGGAGCCGATCTCGGCCGCGCCGTGAACGCCGGGATCGCGAACGTCATGTCCAACTCCGGCCAGACGTGCAGCGCCTGGACCCGGATGCTGGTGTACAGGGACAGGTACGAGGAGGCCGTGGCCCTGGCCGCGGAGGCGGTCGCCAAGTACGTACCCGGCGACCGCCTCGGCCCGCTCGTCAGCGATCGGCAGCGGGAACGCGTCCGCGGCTTCATCGAGCGCGGCGTCGCCGAGGGCGCCCGGCTCGTCGCCGGCGGCCCCGAGGCGCCCTGCGAGACGGGCTACTACGTCTCGCCGACCGTCTTCGCCGACGTCACCCCGGAGATGACCATCGCACAGGAGGAGATCTTCGGCCCGGTGATCTCGCTCATGGAGTACGAGGACGTGGACGACGCCCTGCGGATCGCCAACGGCACGGTCTACGGGCTCGCGGGCGCCGTATGGGGCGAGCAGGACGAGGCCGTCGCCTTCGCCCGCAGGATGGACACCGGCCAGGTCGACATCAACGGCGGTCGTTTCAACCCGCTGGCCCCCTTCGGCGGGTACAAGCAGTCGGGCGTGGGCCGTGAACTGGGCACGCACGGCCTCGCCGAGTATCTGCACACCAAGTCCCTGCAGTTCTGA
- a CDS encoding Zn-dependent alcohol dehydrogenase, with protein MVRAAVLPAVGSALEITGIRLPEPGPGRVRVRLAAAGVCHSDLSLSNGTMQVPVPAVLGHEGAGTVVSVGEGVTHVAPGDAVVLNWAPSCGRCHHCSIGEVWLCAGALKGAGAVHAVTEDGTELHPGLNVAAFAEETVVAANCVLPLPEGVPLTDAALLGCAVLTGYGAVHHSARVREGESVVVLGVGGVGLATIQAARIAGASKIVAVDVSPGKEGLALAAGATDFVVASENTAREVRGLTGGQGADVAVECVGRAVTIRTAWDSTRRGGRTTVVGIGGRDQQVTFHALELFHWGRTLSGCVYGNSDPARDIPVLAEHIRAGRLDLSTLITERIGLDGIPAAFENMLAGKGGRALVVFP; from the coding sequence GTGGTCCGCGCCGCAGTCCTGCCCGCCGTCGGCTCCGCCCTGGAGATCACCGGCATCCGGCTCCCCGAGCCCGGTCCCGGTCGGGTGAGGGTCCGCCTCGCCGCCGCCGGGGTCTGCCACTCCGATCTGTCCCTGTCCAACGGCACGATGCAGGTGCCGGTCCCCGCCGTCCTCGGGCACGAGGGCGCGGGCACGGTGGTGTCCGTGGGCGAGGGCGTCACCCATGTCGCCCCCGGCGACGCCGTGGTGCTCAACTGGGCGCCGTCCTGCGGGCGCTGCCACCACTGCTCCATCGGTGAGGTGTGGCTCTGCGCCGGTGCGCTCAAGGGCGCCGGTGCCGTCCACGCCGTCACCGAGGACGGCACCGAACTGCATCCCGGGCTGAACGTCGCCGCCTTCGCGGAGGAGACCGTCGTCGCGGCGAACTGCGTGCTGCCGCTCCCGGAGGGAGTGCCGCTCACCGATGCCGCGCTGCTCGGCTGCGCGGTCCTCACCGGCTACGGCGCGGTCCACCACTCGGCCCGGGTCCGGGAGGGGGAGTCCGTCGTCGTCCTCGGCGTCGGCGGGGTCGGGCTCGCCACCATCCAGGCGGCCCGGATCGCCGGCGCCTCGAAGATCGTCGCCGTGGACGTGTCGCCGGGGAAGGAGGGCCTCGCCCTCGCCGCCGGGGCCACCGACTTCGTCGTCGCCTCGGAGAACACCGCTCGCGAGGTCCGCGGGCTGACCGGCGGGCAGGGCGCCGACGTGGCCGTGGAGTGCGTGGGCCGCGCGGTGACGATCCGCACCGCCTGGGACTCCACCCGGCGGGGCGGGCGGACCACGGTGGTCGGCATCGGCGGCAGGGACCAGCAGGTCACCTTCCACGCCCTGGAGCTGTTCCACTGGGGACGTACGCTCTCCGGCTGCGTCTACGGCAACTCCGACCCGGCCCGGGACATCCCCGTGCTCGCGGAGCACATCCGGGCCGGCCGGCTGGACCTGAGCACCCTCATCACCGAGCGGATCGGCCTCGACGGCATCCCGGCCGCCTTCGAGAACATGCTCGCGGGCAAGGGCGGCAGAGCGCTCGTGGTCTTCCCGTAG
- a CDS encoding putative glycolipid-binding domain-containing protein: MEFTHPPATAAWLHQDSRQGFEVAFFRVTDAGRRIDGYAAVSEDGDAFAVEYDIELDTTWRTRTARVHGRSPSGSRTVLLESDGSGHWAVDGERAPYLDGCFDVDLEASAMTNALPVRRMALPHGTEASAPAAWVRALDLTVERLEQTYTRTTDRGTHTCYDYRAPASGFSSRIVYDESGLPLEYPGIAVRAG; this comes from the coding sequence GTGGAATTCACGCATCCGCCCGCCACCGCGGCCTGGCTCCACCAGGACTCCAGGCAGGGCTTCGAGGTGGCGTTCTTCCGGGTCACGGACGCCGGCCGGCGCATCGACGGCTACGCGGCCGTCTCGGAGGACGGCGATGCCTTCGCCGTCGAGTACGACATCGAACTGGACACGACGTGGCGGACACGGACGGCACGCGTCCACGGCCGATCGCCCTCCGGCAGCCGCACGGTGCTGCTGGAGTCGGACGGCTCGGGCCACTGGGCGGTCGACGGCGAACGGGCGCCGTACCTCGACGGCTGCTTCGACGTCGACCTGGAGGCGTCGGCCATGACCAACGCCCTGCCCGTGCGCAGGATGGCGCTGCCCCACGGCACCGAGGCGTCCGCGCCCGCCGCGTGGGTGCGCGCGCTCGACCTCACCGTGGAGCGGCTGGAGCAGACCTACACCCGCACCACCGACCGGGGCACCCACACCTGCTACGACTACCGGGCGCCCGCCTCCGGCTTCTCGTCCCGCATCGTCTACGACGAGTCCGGACTCCCCCTGGAGTACCCGGGGATCGCCGTCCGCGCGGGCTGA